From Parasteatoda tepidariorum isolate YZ-2023 chromosome 1, CAS_Ptep_4.0, whole genome shotgun sequence, one genomic window encodes:
- the LOC107452642 gene encoding alpha-glucosidase, translated as MSSLPTLDDLHSKARISKDIYQNPYLTLDVKLHPNPSSQVFANCPQKPVLITPEQNVHKSRGFFKNCTAAFQCSRLKSGLPTYRPIHRQIPSSPSRIITTWRQWTTVQQTCFLSSLLCTVGVTFWVGIFFVTTSSTSTINHHDSESHHWYKDAVFYEIYPASFQDTDSDGYGDFQGIIRRLDYIHNLGVTAIRLNSIFSALDYPLEYEHIIDLHSADPHLGRIEDFRQLVKEAHRRGMKIVLDLNPTVTSDQHTWALHWERGIPGYEHFYASHNRSKDPPEMESTDGPPPEDWELPQRTFGGHYIVNWSNSFVQKEYQRAMAHWIDTGIDGFYMKHLDKLHVLKTEDVVTVLRQWRSELDKTTNTCSKHKHYTKRILIVSSQFVDSLESQTKQRLFRSEVLKNIDLVDFPILLGKEKKMLNLISNIRKVSDWPKISPITMWHLGSSDTFRLASRIDERYSMAAFFMLMTLPGVSSLFYGDEIGLKDSVDSFSNRVYRGGQMTPMQWTADNSSGGFTDNMTYPWLPLNPDHYSTNVQNQHVRLQELSKFIGFIKSVLKNYKHRDHRVEVLDPSIVLLERTHHGRNSKRVVFAANFGNVSEDKEFPESYGNVKTLIETLEPTRTRVRNRGFTLSPGAAFVAEVTLMYNPPPTAVVY; from the exons ATGTCTTCGCTGCCCACATTAGATGACTTGCATTCGAAAGCCAGGATATCCAAGGATATCTACCAAAATCCATACCTTACACTAGACGTAAAGCTTCATCCAAATCCATCGAGTCAGGTCTTTGCTAATTGTCCTCAGAAACCTGTGCTCATAACGCCTGAACAAAATGTGCATAAATCCAgaggtttctttaaaaattgtacagCAGCTTTTCAATGTAGCAG ACTAAAGTCTGGTCTTCCTACTTATCGTCCTATCCATAGACAGATTCCTTCATCACCATCACGCATAATCACTACTTGGCGACAATGGACCACGGTCCAACAAACATGTTTTCTATCGTCTCTCCTCTGTACTGTAGGTGTCACCTTTTGGGttggaatattttttgtcaCAACATCAAGCACGTCCACCATTAATCATCATGACTCTGAAAGCCATCATTGGTACAAAGATGCCGTATTCTATGAAATCTATCCAGCTTCCTTCCAAGATACAGATTCTGATGGATACGGTGATTTTCAG GGTATCATTCGTCGGTTAGACTACATTCACAATCTTGGCGTCACAGCAATACGCCTTAATTCCATATTTAGTGCTCTTGACTATCCACTAGAATACGAACACATAATTGATTTGCATAGTGCAGATCCTCACTTGGGCCGGATAGAAGATTTTCGCCAACTTGTCAAAGAAGCTCACAGAAGGGGAATGAAAATCGTATTAGATCTCAATCCAACTGTCACTAGCGATCAGCATACTTGGGCATTGCATTGGGAAAGAGGCATACCTGGATACGAGCACTTTTATGCATCTCATAATCGATCAAAA gaTCCACCAGAAATGGAAAGCACAGATGGTCCCCCACCAGAGGACTGGGAATTACCCCAAAGGACGTTTGGTGGTCACTACATAGTTAATTGGTCCAACTCTTTTGTACAAAAAGAATATCAGCGAGCTATGGCTCATTGGATTGATACTGGCATAGATGGATTTTACATGAAGCACTTAGACAAGCTGCATGTACTGAAAACTGAAGACGTGGTAACAGTTCTTCGCCAATGGAGATCAGAACTTGACAAAACAACAAACACCTGCTCAAAACATAAACATTATACAAAGCGCATTCTCATCGTCTCATCACAATTTGTAGATAGTCTTGAAAGTCAGACAAAACAACGTCTGTTTCGCTCAGAAGTGttgaaaaacattgatttaGTGGATTTTCCAATACTATTgggaaaggaaaagaaaatgctGAACCTAATATCAAACATCAGAAAAGTGTCTGATTGGCCCAAAATTTCACCAATTACGATGTGGCATTTGGGTAGTTCTGATACATTCAGACTGGCATCTAGGATAGATGAAAGATACAGTATGGCGGCGTTTTTTATGCTAATGACTTTGCCCGGTGTGAGTTCATTGTTTTATGGGGATGAAATTGGATTAAAAGACAGCGTGGATTCTTTCAGCAATAGA GTATATCGTGGAGGACAAATGACACCAATGCAGTGGACAGCTGACAATTCCAGTGGAGGATTTACTGATAACATGACATACCCGTGGTTGCCCTTGAATCCTGACCACTACTCGACCAATGTTCAAAACCAACATGTTCGTCTGCAAGAGCTATCCAAATTTATTGGATTTATAAAATCGGTTCTAAAAAACTACAAACATAGAGATCACAGAGTTGAGGTTTTGGATCCCAGCATCGTACTTCTCGAGCGAACACATCATGGTAGAAACTCCAAACGAGTTGTTTTTGCCGCCAATTTTGGCAACGTTTCAGAAGACAAAGAGTTTCCAGAATCATATGGAAATGTCAAGACTCTAATAGAGACTTTGGAGCCTACAAGGACCAGAGTTCGAAATCGAGGATTTACATTGAGTCCTGGAGCTGCATTTGTTGCAGAAGTAACCCTCATGTACAATCCACCACCCACCGCTGTTGTTTACTAA